From a single Halobacteriovorax sp. HLS genomic region:
- a CDS encoding CarD family transcriptional regulator — translation MFKIGDYAVCPGHGVGQICDIEEREIGGEKQFFYIIKVIANGMTVMVPTDSENGIRVLVDNEEINSVYELLQDHNIEIDNSTWNRRYREYMLKIKTGSLVEIAEVLRALFLLKGKKNLSFGEKKMLEQCRDLLAQEISISNGTETVEIKSTINNYFA, via the coding sequence ATGTTTAAAATAGGCGATTACGCAGTTTGCCCTGGTCATGGAGTAGGTCAAATTTGTGATATCGAGGAAAGAGAAATTGGCGGTGAAAAGCAATTTTTCTACATTATTAAGGTTATTGCTAATGGCATGACGGTAATGGTTCCTACTGATTCAGAAAATGGTATTAGAGTTCTTGTTGATAATGAGGAGATTAATAGCGTTTATGAGTTGCTACAAGATCATAATATCGAAATTGATAACTCGACTTGGAATAGAAGATATAGAGAATATATGCTTAAAATTAAAACAGGCTCTCTTGTGGAGATTGCAGAAGTTTTAAGAGCGCTTTTCTTACTTAAGGGAAAGAAGAATTTAAGTTTTGGTGAAAAGAAAATGTTAGAGCAGTGTAGAGATTTACTTGCACAAGAAATATCTATTTCTAATGGGACCGAAACAGTTGAAATTAAATCAACAATTAATAATTACTTTGCTTAG
- a CDS encoding TolC family protein gives MYYGLVLLTFFISLNIYSAQNISDIVKGQYQLSSSEFLNSKLEVQRTKTNLYSSIASHLPELSFTLGQKRLNEQTGVPPSNYLNSNRRTERSWELDLVFPLFDRTKYLSIQKGLLEKKSASSSHGYLEDQIDWKVKSSLGNIYIQQYKILNLVKSITHFKEILNSQQEGFRLKAKRVIDVEEARSNLLLLKARKTIEENLLVISKEQLAVLLSKSSSYVEELLKDLPMNKDKLLDTIQGHYELDKILTKKINKKLRWEVIEETSNSYKLEEINSKYTQSVHWPKLQIIGSYSKEGASWRDIKDFDNSNRTLGIYLKIPFFQSGKSFSDNKSVNLLIEQSLNKRKYGTRQIIERSKNIKLQFEKEKLRLKILKDHLKSRERLLAAYREAFKLGRETLSELIKQENIFIESQFSLVDSMNNLGSLYYQCEYLYGVTI, from the coding sequence ATGTATTATGGATTGGTTTTATTAACCTTCTTTATTTCTCTAAATATTTATAGCGCTCAGAATATATCTGATATTGTAAAAGGTCAGTATCAATTGTCCTCTTCCGAATTTTTAAATTCAAAGTTAGAAGTTCAGAGAACTAAAACCAATTTATATTCTTCAATTGCTTCACATCTGCCAGAATTGTCGTTTACGTTAGGGCAGAAGCGCTTGAATGAACAAACAGGTGTACCACCTTCTAATTATTTAAACTCTAATAGAAGAACAGAACGCTCATGGGAGCTTGATTTAGTCTTTCCTCTATTTGATCGCACTAAGTATCTATCTATTCAAAAAGGTTTATTAGAAAAGAAGTCTGCTTCTAGCTCTCATGGATATCTCGAAGATCAAATTGATTGGAAAGTTAAAAGTTCATTAGGGAATATTTACATTCAGCAATATAAAATTTTAAATTTAGTGAAGTCAATTACTCACTTTAAAGAGATTTTAAATAGTCAGCAGGAGGGTTTTAGATTAAAAGCTAAAAGAGTCATAGATGTTGAAGAAGCTCGTTCAAATTTACTCCTTTTAAAGGCGAGAAAGACTATTGAAGAAAATCTTCTTGTTATTAGTAAAGAACAACTTGCTGTTCTCTTATCGAAAAGCTCTAGCTATGTTGAAGAACTTCTAAAAGATCTTCCTATGAATAAAGATAAGCTTCTCGATACTATTCAAGGTCATTATGAACTAGATAAAATTTTAACTAAAAAGATTAATAAGAAATTGCGCTGGGAAGTAATTGAAGAAACTTCCAACTCATATAAGTTAGAGGAGATTAACTCTAAATATACTCAGAGCGTGCACTGGCCGAAGTTGCAAATAATTGGGTCTTATTCAAAAGAGGGAGCAAGTTGGAGGGATATCAAAGATTTTGATAATTCAAATAGAACTTTGGGGATTTATCTCAAGATCCCATTCTTTCAATCTGGAAAATCCTTTTCAGATAATAAGTCAGTCAATTTATTAATTGAGCAATCATTAAATAAGAGAAAGTATGGAACAAGACAGATAATTGAGCGTTCTAAGAATATTAAACTTCAATTTGAAAAAGAGAAGCTGAGACTTAAGATTCTGAAGGATCACCTAAAAAGTAGAGAAAGGTTGCTTGCCGCCTATCGTGAGGCCTTTAAATTAGGGCGTGAGACACTGAGTGAGCTTATTAAACAAGAGAATATCTTTATAGAGTCTCAATTCTCACTAGTCGATTCTATGAATAACTTAGGCTCTCTTTACTATCAATGCGAATATCTATATGGTGTAACTATTTGA
- the uvrB gene encoding excinuclease ABC subunit UvrB, with protein MKDKKIDFNLVSKFNPCGDQPEAIRELTKKFQAGHKEQTLLGVTGSGKTFTMAHLIKNLGKKTLVLAHNKTLAAQLYAEFREFFPDNCVEYFVSYYDYYQPEAYVPGTDTFIEKDSSVNDEIDKLRHSATKNLLERDDVIVVASVSCIYGIGSPDEYESQKVNLFVGDEIDRDDFLKKLVSIQYERNDIDFSRGCFRVRGDLVEIFPASEDSDVIRVEFFDEEIESISIVDPLRGKVLQTLNKVTVYPKSHYVVSELKLEKAIETIKLELRETLQKLEQQEKLVEKQRLEQRTMLDLEMLEEMGFCSGIENYSRHLTGSNEGDPPPTLIDFFKNDFLMIIDESHITVSQVGGMYRGDRARKQNLVDFGFRLPSALDNRPLNFQEFEQKLDQVMYVSATPGNYELEKTHGEYVEQVIRPTGLLDPIIEVKDATTQVDDLLIQVKERTAKGERVLVTTLTKKLAEELTNYYQSVGIKVRYLHSDIDTLERMEIIRDLRLGIFDVLVGINLLREGLDIPEVSLVAILDADKEGFLRSERSLIQTIGRAARNSEGKAILYAYKETKSMTKAISETKRRRKIQESYNKDNGITPITIKKEVSGGVIETLRGSKGRKTDAMKEKARMKNLSGESIDKQIVELTKKMKFESKALNFEEAARIRDEIKSLKELRILL; from the coding sequence ATGAAAGATAAAAAAATAGATTTTAACCTTGTTTCTAAGTTCAACCCTTGCGGGGATCAACCGGAGGCAATTAGGGAACTAACTAAAAAGTTTCAAGCGGGACATAAAGAGCAAACACTTCTTGGAGTCACGGGATCAGGTAAGACTTTTACAATGGCCCATCTCATTAAAAATCTCGGCAAAAAGACTCTTGTGCTAGCACATAATAAGACTTTAGCCGCTCAACTATATGCCGAGTTTAGAGAGTTTTTTCCAGATAATTGTGTTGAGTACTTTGTTTCCTATTACGACTATTATCAACCAGAAGCCTACGTTCCTGGGACTGATACTTTCATAGAGAAGGACTCCAGCGTAAATGATGAGATCGATAAGTTGCGCCATAGTGCAACTAAGAATTTACTCGAGCGTGACGATGTTATTGTTGTTGCAAGTGTAAGTTGTATATATGGTATCGGATCTCCAGATGAGTACGAATCACAAAAGGTTAATCTCTTTGTTGGTGATGAAATTGATCGTGATGACTTTTTAAAGAAACTTGTTTCAATTCAATATGAGCGTAACGATATTGATTTCTCTAGAGGTTGTTTTAGAGTTAGAGGTGATTTAGTTGAGATCTTTCCAGCATCAGAAGATTCGGATGTCATTCGTGTAGAGTTCTTTGACGAAGAAATTGAAAGTATCTCCATTGTAGATCCACTTCGCGGAAAAGTTCTGCAGACACTGAATAAGGTTACTGTTTATCCGAAGTCTCACTATGTTGTTAGTGAGCTTAAGCTTGAAAAAGCAATAGAGACAATCAAACTGGAGTTAAGAGAAACATTACAAAAGCTAGAACAACAAGAAAAGCTAGTTGAAAAGCAGCGCTTAGAACAGCGAACTATGCTTGACCTCGAAATGCTTGAAGAAATGGGATTTTGCTCCGGTATTGAGAACTATTCTAGACATCTTACAGGGTCTAATGAAGGAGATCCTCCTCCAACTTTAATAGACTTTTTTAAAAATGATTTTCTAATGATTATTGATGAATCTCATATAACGGTATCTCAAGTCGGAGGTATGTACAGAGGAGACCGTGCTAGAAAACAGAACCTTGTAGACTTTGGTTTTAGACTTCCTTCTGCTTTAGATAATAGGCCACTCAACTTTCAAGAATTTGAACAGAAGCTAGATCAAGTGATGTATGTTTCAGCTACTCCCGGTAATTATGAATTAGAAAAAACTCATGGTGAGTATGTTGAACAAGTTATTCGTCCTACAGGGCTATTAGATCCAATCATTGAAGTTAAAGATGCAACCACTCAAGTTGATGACCTTCTAATACAAGTTAAAGAACGTACGGCAAAAGGTGAGCGTGTTTTAGTTACTACATTAACTAAGAAGTTAGCAGAAGAGCTAACAAACTATTATCAAAGTGTAGGAATAAAAGTTCGCTACCTACATAGCGATATAGATACTCTTGAGCGTATGGAAATTATTAGAGACCTAAGACTAGGGATCTTCGATGTTTTAGTCGGAATCAATCTTCTCAGAGAAGGCTTAGATATTCCAGAGGTTTCATTAGTTGCAATTTTAGATGCAGATAAAGAAGGATTTCTACGCTCTGAAAGGTCGCTCATCCAAACAATTGGACGGGCAGCTAGAAACTCTGAGGGAAAAGCTATTCTATACGCTTATAAAGAAACTAAGAGTATGACAAAGGCCATTAGCGAAACCAAAAGAAGAAGAAAAATTCAAGAAAGTTATAATAAAGACAATGGAATTACCCCGATCACTATTAAAAAAGAGGTCTCAGGTGGCGTTATTGAGACTCTGCGCGGCTCCAAGGGGCGCAAAACTGACGCTATGAAGGAAAAGGCGAGGATGAAAAACTTGTCTGGTGAGTCTATAGACAAGCAAATTGTCGAATTAACAAAGAAGATGAAGTTCGAATCGAAGGCATTGAATTTTGAAGAAGCGGCCAGAATTCGAGATGAAATTAAATCTTTGAAAGAGCTTCGAATTTTACTCTAA
- the lysA gene encoding diaminopimelate decarboxylase — MEKFNHQSLSYKKSQLLLDQHCLNSISKQMKTPFYLYSVKALENNFNNFLNSAKENNISKPIICYALKANSNLKLLKKLKKLGCGADIVSGGELKQALKAGICPTKIVFSGVGKTRDEIRLALDCHQEGIYSFNIESIEELVTVGEIAKSLGKKARVALRLNPEVNAKTHKHISTGGLGHKFGILRQDIEKCLKRKSLFKHVKLVGLSMHIGSQLTCLKATQKALKELCETALLVNELEFLDVGGGLGVPYHPEQGVSPINEYMKRISSTIDKHYNQKRPAGAVIPATVFEPGRYIVANTGVLITEVIRTKTSGPNKFIIIDAGMNDFVRSSLYDAYHHVLPLKKNRTKNEYVNIVGPICETADSFAKNRALQRVKAQDLLCVADVGAYGYSMSSVYNMREKIKEYVLGTNGEIL, encoded by the coding sequence ATGGAAAAATTTAATCATCAATCACTTAGCTACAAAAAAAGTCAACTTCTCTTAGATCAGCATTGTTTAAATTCTATATCTAAACAAATGAAAACGCCATTCTATCTTTACAGTGTCAAGGCCTTAGAAAATAACTTCAACAATTTTCTAAACTCTGCCAAAGAAAATAATATTTCAAAACCCATCATATGTTATGCATTAAAAGCAAATTCAAACTTAAAGCTTTTAAAGAAATTAAAAAAACTGGGTTGTGGCGCAGATATAGTCTCAGGAGGAGAGCTAAAGCAGGCATTAAAAGCTGGCATCTGCCCTACAAAAATAGTCTTTTCAGGGGTCGGAAAGACTCGAGATGAAATAAGACTAGCGCTGGATTGCCATCAAGAAGGTATATATTCCTTTAATATCGAAAGTATTGAAGAATTAGTCACAGTAGGAGAAATTGCAAAATCATTGGGTAAAAAGGCCCGCGTGGCCTTAAGGTTAAACCCTGAGGTTAACGCTAAAACACATAAGCATATATCAACTGGGGGCCTTGGGCACAAGTTTGGAATACTACGCCAAGATATCGAGAAATGTTTAAAAAGAAAAAGCTTATTTAAGCACGTAAAACTGGTTGGGCTATCAATGCATATCGGCTCACAGTTAACCTGCTTAAAGGCCACTCAAAAGGCCTTAAAAGAGCTCTGTGAGACGGCCCTTCTTGTAAATGAACTAGAGTTTCTAGACGTTGGAGGCGGATTAGGTGTTCCGTATCATCCAGAGCAAGGGGTCTCTCCTATTAATGAATATATGAAGAGAATATCCTCTACTATTGATAAACATTATAATCAAAAAAGACCAGCAGGAGCCGTTATACCAGCAACTGTTTTTGAACCAGGTAGATATATTGTTGCCAATACTGGAGTACTTATAACCGAAGTCATCAGAACCAAGACTTCCGGACCAAATAAATTTATTATAATTGATGCAGGAATGAACGATTTCGTACGCTCTTCACTCTACGATGCCTACCATCATGTGCTACCATTAAAAAAGAATCGCACAAAGAATGAGTATGTAAATATAGTAGGACCAATATGTGAAACAGCTGATAGTTTTGCTAAAAATAGAGCTCTACAAAGAGTAAAAGCACAAGATCTACTATGTGTAGCAGATGTTGGCGCCTATGGGTATAGTATGAGTTCCGTTTACAATATGCGAGAAAAGATTAAAGAGTATGTTCTCGGAACGAATGGAGAAATACTCTAG